The following proteins come from a genomic window of Phnomibacter ginsenosidimutans:
- a CDS encoding RDD family protein — protein sequence MQTSLPNSTPQQDFLAPFVEETSVRFAGFWLRFAAVIIDLFILIVVNLALGSIENLPSFTIYEWTESFNYTLGIDAEWVFNFLYYTIFESSNWQGTLGKRVLGLKVTDLEGKRISFLRAIGRHFAQYLSAITLAIGYMMAGWTEKKQALHDMIASTLVVQD from the coding sequence ATGCAAACATCCTTACCCAATAGCACCCCTCAGCAAGACTTTCTTGCCCCCTTTGTGGAAGAAACTTCCGTACGCTTTGCAGGATTTTGGCTTCGTTTTGCCGCCGTCATTATAGACTTATTTATTTTGATCGTAGTTAATCTTGCCCTAGGCAGCATTGAAAACCTTCCTTCTTTCACCATTTACGAGTGGACTGAAAGTTTCAATTACACTCTCGGTATCGACGCTGAATGGGTATTCAACTTTTTGTATTACACCATTTTTGAAAGTTCTAACTGGCAGGGTACGCTTGGCAAAAGGGTGCTCGGTTTAAAAGTGACGGATTTGGAAGGAAAACGCATTTCATTTTTACGAGCAATCGGTAGGCATTTTGCACAATACCTCTCCGCAATTACTCTCGCAATAGGTTATATGATGGCCGGATGGACTGAGAAAAAACAGGCCCTACACGATATGATTGCCAGCACACTCGTGGTACAGGATTAG
- a CDS encoding sigma 54-interacting transcriptional regulator, translated as MSFADERVLHYGIIPRSNRCIFVIDELPDLQARIQVALFNILQEGDIQIRGFKLRLPLDILFVFTANPEDYTNRGSIVTPLKDRIESQILTHYPRSIETALAITEQEAAILPQQAEKVAVSDLVKRLIEQISFEARSSEFVDKKSGVSARLTISALENAYSTAERRAIIHNEPATQVWISDLIGIIPSITGKIELVYEGEQEGPYQVAVNLLEKSMRSLFVQYFPNPDALKKRRITGKPSQQGKEEENPYKAIVNWFDAGNKIDLLVDASDREKMNQLYQVSGLHALVTKMFSRSNEMETALLMEFVLHGLASYSLISKKTLDGKIEFKDLMGSMLNFGGNFDDNEDLSEEDFN; from the coding sequence TTGAGTTTTGCTGATGAACGGGTGTTGCACTACGGTATCATTCCACGGAGCAACCGATGCATTTTCGTGATCGACGAACTGCCCGATTTGCAAGCCCGTATACAGGTAGCGTTATTCAATATTTTACAGGAAGGCGATATACAGATTCGTGGTTTCAAACTCCGCTTGCCGTTGGATATTCTGTTTGTATTTACCGCCAACCCAGAAGATTACACCAACCGTGGCAGCATTGTTACACCGCTCAAAGACCGCATTGAGAGCCAGATATTGACGCACTATCCTCGCAGTATTGAAACGGCATTGGCCATCACTGAACAGGAAGCCGCCATCTTGCCACAGCAAGCTGAGAAAGTAGCCGTAAGTGATTTGGTAAAGCGATTGATTGAGCAAATTTCTTTCGAAGCCCGCAGCAGCGAGTTTGTAGATAAGAAGAGTGGCGTGTCTGCACGACTGACCATTTCTGCATTGGAAAATGCCTATAGCACGGCAGAGCGTCGGGCCATTATTCACAACGAACCCGCCACACAAGTGTGGATTAGTGATTTGATTGGCATCATTCCATCCATCACCGGCAAAATAGAATTGGTGTACGAAGGAGAGCAGGAAGGGCCATATCAGGTGGCGGTAAACCTGCTAGAAAAATCGATGCGTTCTTTGTTTGTGCAATACTTCCCCAATCCGGATGCGTTAAAAAAACGCCGCATTACCGGCAAGCCTTCGCAGCAAGGCAAAGAAGAGGAAAATCCTTACAAGGCCATTGTGAACTGGTTTGATGCCGGCAATAAAATTGATTTGTTGGTAGATGCCAGCGACCGCGAAAAAATGAATCAACTCTATCAGGTAAGTGGGTTGCATGCATTGGTGACCAAAATGTTTAGCCGCAGCAACGAAATGGAAACCGCTTTGCTGATGGAGTTTGTGCTGCATGGATTGGCATCTTACTCACTCATCAGCAAAAAAACACTGGATGGCAAAATTGAATTCAAAGACCTCATGGGCAGCATGCTCAACTTTGGCGGCAACTTTGATGACAATGAGGATTTGTCGGAGGAAGATTTCAATTAG
- a CDS encoding vWA domain-containing protein, translating to MKGHRFLKFEEGAEGKSKFDQLLDIFMQMLTYTNGDVSEALNWMNEIDRKFELTDADYGMGDFIEDLKDQGYIAEDPEKGSINITPKTEQGIRKRSLEEIFGKLRKTKSGNHQTFKPGVGDEINPETKPFQFGDTLEQIDFTESIRNAQINHGIERFQMHEDDLHIRETDFKTQTSTVLMIDISHSMILYGEDRITPAKKVAMALSELITTKYPKDTLDIVVFGNDAWTVEIKELPYLQVGPYHTNTVAGIELAMELLRKRKIRTSRYL from the coding sequence ATGAAGGGGCATCGGTTTTTGAAGTTTGAAGAAGGCGCAGAAGGGAAGAGCAAGTTTGATCAGTTGCTGGATATTTTTATGCAAATGCTCACCTATACCAATGGCGATGTAAGTGAGGCATTGAACTGGATGAATGAAATAGACCGCAAGTTTGAACTTACCGATGCCGACTATGGCATGGGCGATTTTATAGAAGACCTGAAAGACCAGGGGTACATTGCTGAAGACCCGGAGAAAGGCTCCATCAACATTACACCTAAAACAGAACAGGGTATTCGCAAACGCAGCCTCGAAGAAATTTTTGGTAAGCTGCGCAAAACGAAGTCGGGCAATCACCAAACTTTTAAGCCCGGCGTAGGCGATGAAATCAATCCGGAAACCAAACCCTTTCAGTTTGGCGATACGCTGGAACAAATAGATTTTACTGAGAGCATTCGGAATGCACAAATCAATCATGGCATCGAACGCTTTCAAATGCATGAAGATGATTTGCATATCCGCGAAACGGATTTCAAAACGCAAACATCTACCGTGCTGATGATTGACATCAGCCACTCCATGATTTTGTATGGCGAGGACCGCATTACGCCGGCCAAAAAAGTTGCCATGGCATTGAGTGAACTCATCACCACCAAGTATCCGAAAGACACATTGGATATTGTGGTGTTTGGCAACGATGCATGGACGGTGGAAATAAAAGAACTGCCTTATCTGCAAGTAGGGCCTTACCACACCAACACCGTGGCAGGTATAGAGCTGGCCATGGAACTGCTGCGCAAAAGAAAAATCCGAACAAGCAGATATTTATGA
- a CDS encoding Gfo/Idh/MocA family oxidoreductase produces the protein MEKTLNVGIVGFGMSAQVFHAPFVTTLPGFRLHAVVERRTDLAAAKYPGIITYRQFDDLLKDQAVDVVVVTTPNETHFPYSLQALAAGKHVVLEKPFTNTSDEARQLVKAAQQAGTVLSVYHNRRYVSDFRTIVQLLQQQTLGSVHEYECHFDRYRPEAKANAWREEPKPGSGILYDLGSHLIDQALCLFGLPKEITATVKMQRPHARIDDYFDIRLDYDVARVILKSGMLVREMGPRYMLHGTLGSYIKSGDDPQEALLKEGHLPNGNYWGLEPTGMEGLLHTEQNGTVIRQLLPSMAGNFGDYYRNLYNSIVHGAPLREKPAHGYNTIRIIELALQSSAEKRTLPVSGLMDETYPFGL, from the coding sequence ATGGAAAAAACGCTCAACGTTGGTATTGTAGGTTTTGGCATGTCGGCGCAGGTATTTCATGCCCCTTTTGTAACTACCCTTCCCGGTTTTCGGCTGCATGCGGTGGTAGAACGCCGGACTGATTTGGCCGCTGCCAAGTATCCCGGCATCATTACCTATCGCCAGTTTGATGATTTGCTGAAAGACCAAGCCGTGGATGTGGTGGTGGTGACAACGCCCAACGAAACGCATTTCCCCTACAGCCTGCAAGCACTTGCTGCCGGAAAGCATGTGGTGTTGGAAAAACCTTTTACCAATACCAGCGATGAAGCCCGCCAGTTGGTAAAAGCGGCTCAACAGGCCGGCACCGTGCTGAGTGTGTACCACAACCGTCGCTATGTCAGCGATTTCCGCACCATTGTACAATTGCTGCAGCAGCAAACACTTGGGTCGGTGCATGAATACGAATGCCACTTCGACCGGTACCGCCCCGAGGCCAAAGCCAATGCCTGGCGAGAAGAGCCTAAACCCGGTAGCGGCATTCTGTACGACCTCGGCTCCCACCTCATCGATCAGGCACTGTGCCTGTTTGGCTTGCCGAAAGAAATAACGGCTACGGTAAAAATGCAGCGCCCCCATGCCCGCATCGACGACTATTTTGATATCCGCCTCGATTATGATGTTGCCCGTGTCATTTTGAAATCGGGCATGCTGGTTCGGGAAATGGGTCCGCGATATATGCTGCATGGCACCCTTGGTTCTTACATCAAAAGCGGCGACGACCCACAGGAAGCCTTGTTGAAAGAAGGTCATTTGCCCAACGGCAATTATTGGGGACTGGAGCCTACAGGTATGGAAGGTCTGCTACACACCGAGCAAAACGGAACAGTTATCCGGCAATTGCTGCCCAGTATGGCGGGCAATTTTGGCGACTACTACCGCAATTTGTACAACAGCATTGTACATGGCGCCCCCTTGCGGGAAAAACCAGCTCATGGCTACAATACCATCCGCATCATTGAATTGGCCTTGCAAAGCAGTGCCGAAAAACGGACGCTACCAGTGAGTGGCTTGATGGATGAAACATATCCGTTCGGACTGTAG
- a CDS encoding SDR family oxidoreductase → MEILVTGANGYIAQRLIPVLLEAGHSIHAVVRNAARFAEANAHDRMHIYEADLLQPESLSHLPKPIDVAFYLVHSMSANGDFSQSESAAAKHFVDYINQTACQQIIYLSGIVNETQLSTHLESRLRVEKILGSSLVPLTTLRAGIIVGSGSASFEIIRDLVEKLPVMIAPKWLNTLCQPIAIRNVIHFLCGVMLQPAYYHQHFDIAGPDVLTYKQMLLQFAAVRKLRRSIITVPIMTPRLSSYWLYFVTATSYPLAKNLVDSMKVNVIASPNKLAEELQIELIPYTTAVTMAFQRIEQHMVISSWIDSFSASNTSPQLMMQVEVPRHGCFNDIKWRKVGNNETQVLDNIWSIGGKRGWYYGNFLWRIRGFMDKLAGGVGLRRGRTHPSDINAGDALDFWRVLIADKQEKRLLLFAEMKLPGEAWLEFKLMKKNNQLYLRQTATFRPKGVWGRLYWYSVLPFHVFIFNGMASNLISYKP, encoded by the coding sequence ATGGAAATATTGGTAACGGGTGCTAACGGCTACATTGCGCAACGATTGATTCCGGTATTGCTCGAAGCCGGGCATAGCATACATGCCGTAGTAAGGAATGCGGCCCGTTTTGCAGAAGCGAATGCACACGACCGCATGCACATTTATGAAGCCGACTTGTTGCAACCCGAATCGCTATCGCATTTACCCAAGCCAATTGACGTCGCTTTTTACCTGGTGCACTCCATGAGTGCCAACGGCGATTTTTCGCAGAGTGAAAGTGCCGCGGCAAAACATTTTGTCGATTACATCAATCAAACTGCGTGTCAGCAAATCATTTACCTGAGTGGTATTGTCAATGAAACGCAGCTGAGTACCCATCTCGAAAGCCGGCTACGGGTAGAAAAAATCTTGGGCAGCAGCCTTGTACCACTCACTACACTTCGGGCAGGCATCATTGTTGGTTCGGGGAGTGCCAGCTTCGAAATCATCCGCGACCTGGTTGAAAAATTACCGGTGATGATTGCTCCCAAATGGCTCAACACGTTGTGCCAGCCCATTGCCATCCGCAACGTCATTCATTTTTTGTGCGGCGTAATGTTGCAACCCGCATATTACCATCAACACTTCGACATTGCCGGGCCTGATGTACTCACTTACAAGCAAATGCTGTTGCAGTTTGCAGCTGTACGTAAACTACGGCGCAGCATCATCACCGTTCCCATCATGACACCAAGACTGTCGAGCTACTGGCTGTATTTTGTGACAGCTACCAGTTACCCGCTGGCTAAAAATCTGGTGGATAGCATGAAGGTGAATGTGATTGCCAGTCCCAATAAACTGGCTGAAGAATTGCAGATTGAACTCATCCCCTATACAACAGCCGTTACCATGGCTTTTCAGCGCATTGAACAACACATGGTGATTAGCAGTTGGATAGATTCCTTTAGCGCCAGCAATACTTCGCCGCAGCTGATGATGCAGGTGGAAGTGCCCAGGCACGGTTGTTTTAACGACATTAAATGGCGGAAAGTGGGCAATAACGAAACACAGGTGCTCGATAATATCTGGAGCATTGGCGGCAAGCGGGGCTGGTATTATGGCAATTTCCTTTGGCGCATTCGTGGCTTTATGGATAAGCTGGCGGGTGGTGTGGGCCTTCGCCGGGGTCGCACTCATCCAAGTGACATTAATGCCGGCGATGCTCTCGATTTTTGGCGGGTACTCATTGCCGACAAGCAAGAAAAACGACTCTTGCTTTTTGCAGAAATGAAATTGCCCGGTGAAGCATGGCTCGAATTCAAGCTCATGAAAAAGAACAACCAACTTTACCTCCGACAAACGGCCACGTTTCGCCCCAAGGGTGTGTGGGGCCGACTATACTGGTACAGTGTGTTGCCTTTTCATGTCTTCATTTTTAATGGCATGGCCAGCAATTTGATTTCGTATAAACCGTAG
- a CDS encoding DUF2452 domain-containing protein: MAPKSGNYKMETDNKQHQLIVTTNWVAQDNGAFYSEYRFTPDGEWHPFDNQDLADSVLGQFKNASCLEIQFQKAEQTVLTVVKEIMPNGYLKITQTGIQPDGIPFTNVEMYHKQMSVLPYASSVGSVAIKPTEEGVIKHKALLAMEQQTDMQLDQIRQQIELLAKQAQELRKRKELSLMIYDARLSFQPVIGQTYYMYEKKDGNHLLSLVSPKEWGGSGPFKQFISAVKLLADHTWVEVEI, encoded by the coding sequence ATGGCCCCAAAGAGTGGCAACTACAAAATGGAAACCGACAACAAGCAGCACCAGCTGATTGTAACCACCAACTGGGTGGCGCAGGACAACGGCGCCTTCTATAGCGAATACCGTTTTACGCCGGATGGTGAGTGGCACCCTTTCGACAATCAGGATTTGGCCGACAGTGTACTGGGGCAATTCAAAAATGCCAGCTGTCTGGAAATACAGTTTCAGAAGGCGGAGCAAACTGTACTGACCGTTGTGAAGGAGATTATGCCCAATGGCTACCTGAAAATTACACAAACCGGCATCCAACCCGATGGCATTCCGTTTACCAACGTGGAGATGTACCACAAGCAAATGAGTGTGTTGCCCTATGCTTCCTCCGTGGGCAGTGTCGCCATTAAGCCCACCGAAGAAGGCGTTATCAAACACAAGGCCCTGCTGGCCATGGAGCAGCAAACCGACATGCAGCTGGATCAAATCCGGCAGCAGATTGAACTTTTGGCCAAACAGGCTCAGGAGTTGCGCAAACGCAAGGAGCTCTCCCTGATGATTTACGATGCCCGCCTTAGTTTTCAGCCGGTGATTGGCCAAACCTATTACATGTACGAAAAGAAGGACGGCAATCACCTGCTTAGTCTGGTGAGCCCAAAAGAATGGGGTGGCAGCGGTCCATTCAAACAGTTCATTTCTGCCGTAAAGCTACTGGCCGACCATACCTGGGTGGAAGTGGAAATTTGA
- a CDS encoding GAF domain-containing protein produces MAEDLTIIKGSKAEQYEALIPQIKGLLEGENNLVANLANVAAALKEQFGWWWVGFYTVDSEQELVLGPFQGPVACTRIRKGRGVCGSSWQQAVTLIVPDVEQFPGHIACSSASKSEIVVPVIKQGEVLAVLDVDSELLNHFDETDKQYLEEIVTYIPWPEKQSSSQVS; encoded by the coding sequence ATGGCAGAGGATTTAACCATCATAAAAGGAAGCAAAGCCGAACAATACGAGGCGCTGATTCCTCAAATCAAAGGGTTGCTGGAAGGTGAAAACAATCTGGTCGCCAATTTGGCCAATGTAGCCGCCGCCCTCAAGGAGCAATTTGGCTGGTGGTGGGTGGGCTTTTACACCGTTGATAGCGAACAGGAACTGGTTCTCGGCCCCTTTCAGGGACCGGTAGCATGCACCCGCATCCGCAAAGGCCGTGGCGTATGTGGCAGCAGCTGGCAACAGGCCGTGACGCTGATTGTACCCGACGTAGAGCAATTTCCCGGACACATAGCCTGCAGCAGTGCCAGCAAAAGTGAGATTGTGGTGCCAGTCATTAAGCAGGGAGAAGTATTAGCGGTGCTGGATGTTGACAGTGAATTGCTCAACCATTTTGACGAAACCGACAAACAATACCTGGAGGAAATTGTAACCTATATACCGTGGCCGGAAAAACAATCATCTAGTCAGGTTTCATAG